GTTCCTACTTGTAACCTCAGCCTTGTATTTTTATTATGGAATTTTAACCTGACAGTCTGATTGAATTTCTCGGCAGAGTTTTTAGAAATATGTCATTGTTTCACTCTGCTCCATGGCGAAGGTCGGTGTCTCTCAGGGACTGTTGACATTTTGCTGATATTCCATCAAGTTTGGCCCTACCACAGACCTACCAGAGGTAAGTGATTGAAGCTAGAGAGGTGTACTATAAAGAAAGTGTGTATTTACCCCGTAGCCTGACTTGCTGTACCCTGCTTCTTAGTGGCACTGTGGTGGTACCTCCATCTCTGATTAGTGAACCAGACAAAGGGTTGGGCAGAGCAGCACTTTGCTCCCTGTCTTCAAATACACAGGCACACACGCTGCTTCTTCCCACAGTGTGTAGACCTCGTGAGGTCTGATGTATTTGCTACAGGCTACAAATTGCATGAGTGTGATAGCTGTGACCATGGCTTTGTCTTGTCAAGAAGAAGACAAGATGTCCCTGCTCTAGTGAATGAGCATGCACACTGGAAATTCTAGGTAGTAATATGATGCCATAAGGTCATTTAACAGTCCTGAAATGTGTATTTCCCCACAGAGCGCAAAATAATTTGTGCCAGTAGTCCTTGCTTCAAGTAGTTTTAGTAGAAGATAGGACACCCTTCCGCAGCTCCAGGTCTCCTATAGAAAGACTTGTGAATCTCAGTATCATTAGGACATTTTTCAAATGCTTGTGCACATGTGATACCTCTGTGTTTCCAGAATAGCTGATTGTGGTGGGTGAGTGAAGCCTTGGTCCGTCAGAGATTGGCCTTTTTGCCAGTATTTTGAGCTTCTCTGACTGTAGGGTTGTATCTTCATGGGTATGAAGTTTGGCAGTTGTGCTGTCTAGCCCTCCAGACTCTTCCTGAAGATGCTGTTTATCTCACCAGCCCTAATGTTTCACTTGCTGTCTCATGATCAGCACAGTCCTAAGGGTGCCTTGCACTGATGCAATAAGTAATGTCTTGGTGTTTCATTGTCACCTTCGCAGCTGTTAGAGAGCACCAGTTCCTACAGGATCACCCGCCAGCTGTGATGCTATTCCTTTTACATCACGACTGTGAGATGACACCTCTCCTTGCTGGCAGACAAGCCAGGTGGGTAGGCATTGCTCCTCAGAGCTGTTCTGCACCTAGGGAGGTGCAGGCTGTTGCCTGGTTTAGCATAATGGAAATCAAGGACAAGGACAGTGTTACAAATAAGGGGCAAAGCACAGAGCTCTGTTCTATTCCAgctctgctacagctgcagaaagcaaCCTTGGGCAAATCAGCTCCTCAGCTGCATTTCCCAGGACAGCCTCTCTCTTGCATGCTGACTTTGTGACAGAgatttgtaaagtgctttggtCTCCTGGCTGGGCAGAGGTTCATTGTTAATGGAATTGAAGATGCGTGTGTACAGGAGGAGGGGAATCTTAAagctttttaagcttttctaGAAGTCATCTTCCTCCTATATACCATACCATTCTTTTCCCCGATGCAAATAAGGTGGTCCACTGTGGGAATATAGGCCTGGAGTATTATGGGTAATATACCAGGTTAATTATGGAGGGGGCAGGAAAAATAGCCCGTGCCGTTTTCAACAATATCAAAGGGATGCTACCTAATGATTTTCCTATTAGCTCTTTTCCCAGCCTGCCAGAGTCACTGCAGAAGTGTCATTTACAAAGGCAGTTTGCAACTCATTACCCTGGATTTTCACTGTAGTTCTGCTCCAGAGAGCGTGGGCTTTTGCTGTGTGCCCCAACCTAATGAATTGCCTGATTCGGTTAGTGCTGCCATCCCTTCTGACAAGGTTAGTTGCTGACTGACAGGAAGGTGCCTGAATTCAATTCCCTTCTTGTTTTCAACTTGCACTTGTGTCAAGCGCAGGCTCCCTCTGGAAGCTGCCCTGTGAtcccttccctttgtttttttgcATTCTGAGGGAAGCAACCCATGCTTAGAGAAGTCCTATAGCAAGTAGCAGGGGCATGTGTGCTGCTGCCCCGGCACTCCCTGCTCAATGCCTGAAGTCCCTTTCCAGCTGGAAAATTCCACTGCTCTCCTGCTCTGGGGctctgggcttttctttttctttgttggtTTGGGATTTGCTGTCACCTGAGCTAGGCTTTGTAACCTTTCAGCAATAAATACCTTGGAAAGGCTGCATTAATGGTACCAGGGAAGAATGTGCAATGTGGGCTGGGGGAACAGAACTGATTTCCCACACCTTAAGAGGGCAGCTGTGTCCCTGTTGTGGGGTCTCCAAGGTCTACTCTGGCCTGTTTGGGCTTTGCAAGGCACTTGTACAACAGTGCTGGAGAAAGCTCTTGTTCTTTTTCACTAAAGAGCAGTGTGCTTTGTCAGGCTGGGGGCCTATGGCTCATCTCATGCTAGGAATAGCTCCTGGAGAGGAGAAATCAAGACTGTTCCTATGTCGTGTCACAAGTACTCCCACTTGGAAGCTGAGTGTGGCTACTGCTCATTCAGCTGGTAATGCAGAAAACTTGTAGGTCCCATGGGTGCTAGTTTGACCTAAGTGTGGACAGAGGAGCTTGGGACTCCTGCCACCCTCACTTCCAGGTGTGTGTATACACCTCTGTTAAATGCCATTCTCTGAGCCCGCTGTTGAGGTGTCAGATGCCACTCCCGTGAGGCTGCAGCTCTTGCTGTTCATTTATGCTGTCTCTGGGCTGGGATGTGGCAAGGGAGTTTTCCAGTGCCAGCCCTGGATCCTTTTACTGGATGTCATGAGGATTTGACCTAGCTGGCCCACAAGGGAGGCAGTGACGTGAGGTCAATTTGTTTATGCTGCATGTGATGCCTCCTCCCCTCTTAATTAGATTCCTGTGGCCCCTCTTTCCTGCTGGCCTTGTTTCCTACTGAGCCCTGTCAGGGAGACCCAATTGTGGCCTTATCAGGTGCTTGCTGTGCTCTAATGAGCCGTTTCCATTTCCCATTCTGGCCTGTCCACCGAACCGAGGAAGGTGCTTGTCAGCGCTCTGAAAACTGACCTGTACTCGCAATGCCACTCTCTGCCCATCAGATCCACTGGTCTGGCTGTGCCACGTGGATGCTAAGGTTGAGTGGATCTGAAAGTTTTCCCAAGTGCTCTTTCACCCCCGAGTGCTCTTGCACATCAGCTCACACCCCCGCTGTGGGCACAGTGTTCCTGTCCTGCAGGTGGGAGACCAGCATGCTGAGGGACAGGGTGACTTATCCCTGgtcagagcagaagcagcaaagcaaggaGCCAAGCTGTTATCCCGTCCCTCTGCACAGGGAGCTCTTGCTCTGATCGCTCTCCTTCTGCCAAACTGTGTCCTTTTGCAATGCAGCTTTGTCCTTTTCCTTGGGCTTGCTCTTTTCCAGGAAGCCCAGTGGACAGAAGGAACCCGTGCTGTGGGGCTGTGCTTTTCTCTTCGGACTACGCTGCAGAGGAGAAACGGGAATGCAGACCGTACGCAACCCCAGGCTGTGATCTCTGGGATCTCCCCCAACCTAAACTCAGGTTGTGCCTCACTTTGGTGGTCATATTTTGTGGATTGAATTCCTGAGACTGAGTTCCCTCTGCTCTGTTGAGGAGAGGCCCTCTGTCACCAGGCAGATGGTTTCATTCCACCTCTGGCTTTGCAGCAAAAAGCCAAAACTGGAAGAGGAATTGGCCCCACCTTGGTCCCAGCCTGGTACTCTGTTGCGGTCACTACTCTGGCTTCATGCTCAAGGACCAGGACCCTGAGGGGGACCTGCATACCATCTTCTTACACCACTGTTCAGACCTGATGTGCAAGGTCTGCACAGTAGGTGATTCCTTATTGTCCCTTAGGTTTGCTGGGTAACAGTGGACAGTCCCGTCTGATGGGCATCTCTTTAGGAGCTCCTGGTACAGCCCCTCCTTCCCTCTAAAGGTGTGCAGAGCTGGTAGGGTGACCTTCACGGGTGTTATATTTGCCTCACAGAGCCCTGACAGTGGGTTGTCATTACCTACAGACATCTCTGGAGGGTTCTAGCTGACCTTCAGTCAGGGCATGAGCTGCCAGCTGCCcgtcctgcctgcctccctcccagcccagcctcccagGGTCTTGATTTTGTTCCCCATAGGCAACATCTTACGTCGTCTGTCAGCTGCTGCTCCCCATCCAGCTGGACTCTGTGGGCACTGCGAGGTGGGTACCTCTCTGTGATGGAGGCTTTGCTCGGATGAGGCTAGAAATGTCACGTGCGTGCTCCTAACCTGATTGACCTGTCGGGTGTCTGGATGAATCTACTTGTTCTGTAAACTTTAATGTTCTCTAATAGTTGGGGAGAGTCTGGCTGGAGGTTTCTATGGTTTCCTGGTGGTTGCTATGGGAAAGGACTTCTCTGCCTCTAGGTCTTGGGTGACTTTCTTTTTGCCCTATCCTAGGCACCGGAGCCCAGCAGAACATAATGCTTGTTGTTTCCCAGCCCACTACAATGGTCAGGGCATAATTTGTGACTCCCGTCACGGCTGGGCTGGGTGCCTGccactctttttcctttttctttttttttttttctttttcttctaaggcCTCTTTGAAGAATGAGACCAAAGAGCCTTCATGCAGGGGTTTGTGTGTTTGCTGCGCTTCCCACCCCCTCACTTGCTGTTTCCTTTAGAGCTCCAAGTCATTTTAACGATTTATTTCATGCACTTTACATAGTAAGAAGCTGTAGCAACAGCTGTGTCCGTGAATCCTTACCAGACAGCCCTCAGTATATTTTGGTCTGTCTATGTATTGTCGCAGGCACAGTTAAATAAATCTCTGCTGGAGGAAGGGACTTTACAGCTTAGCTGCAAAGGTTTGGCGAATGGGAATGTCAACAAGATACTTAGTGAGCTGCTGGCTCCTAGAGTAACAGCACCTCTGGCATAAAGCTCTGCTTCCGTTAGCGCAGCTGGGGGCCAGATCCAGTGTGGTCTTTTTGTTGCTGTCAGCAGGGACTGCGTCTCTGTACAGTGCCCAGTGATAAAGCTATAGTTATGGGACAAAATTTGGACCCAAACCTGCAGACTGGAAGTGGTTAAAATGAGTCTAGGCCAAACGCTGCTCTTGTTGCGCTGCTATCAGTCTGGATCTAGGCTATTGAACATGATGGGCTTATTTCCACCGGTGCTGTTCAGGATCTGGGCATAAATGAGTTGCCCGAGGCCGCGTGCTCTCTCGGGGAGCTGAGCTGTGTTCTGCAGAGGCTTGCAGCTGCACGCAGCACCAGGCAGGATTTGGTCTGTCAGAGCATCACAGGATTGGGTGCAAGTTTACTTTTGCATACGGGATCAAAGCTTAAAATATTGGCTGGCCTTTCTCTCGCTCCTGACTTTTCTAAAACATCTGAACAATTTCTTCTTTAcctctgttaaaatcaatcaatctgACATTTAAATTGTATGTGAATTTGATAAATAAAGACAGGTTACAAAATGCCAcatggaatgattttttttttaagtttttcaacTACTTAGGACAAAAAATGTTACAATGCTTGACTTTTCATTTAgttacataaataatttttttataaatatctcTTTATAAACAATATATAAATAGCTTTACAACATAAATACATTTATGCATGACATGAATTTACAAACAGCAATGTTATACAGCTGGCTTCATCAGTCTCTTGGAAAAAGCACTGTCCCTTGTCTTGGTGAGTgtttgtatatataatatatataagaTAGAgagcacttttttaaaaaataacaaaaccaaaacagctggTGCCATGACTCCTcgtaccaaaaagaaaaacacagccaCATCTTTTGTCCATTCCAGGGGGGGTCTCTGCTTTTCTAGGCGTTGCCTGGGGGATGGCCCTGCCTGGCCACGGTAGGAGAAAATGGACTATGGATTCAAAGCCCTGTGAGGAATGAGAACAAAGTGCCTGTTAGTCCTTGCCATACAACACCCTTACCCGTCCCAAGCTGAAACCCCTGTGAGAATAATCCTAGCATGGGGCCGGGGGatgctgaagtcaacagaagaCCTCTCAGCTTTTTTGCTCATGCTGAAGCAAGGAGGAAGCTCACTCTTTGCTTTCTGGCTATTTGGTATTTaggggagaggctgagggaagcGTGCTGTTCCTCCTGGTCCAGGGTCTAGCagaggtctcttttttttttttcctgatgggaaTTTAACAAGAGAGGATGCGTGTGAGCTGGCTGCATGGTGTGCGTGTGCTTCTTAGAGCCGTGAGTTGGGTGATTCCTTGGGAGTACTGAGGAACCACTACAcgagggagcagaggagcagcaccCATCCCTCCGGGCAGGGCCATGGACCAGCACTGGCGTCCTGTGGGCACTGTTGGGCCCTGTTCTTCCCgttgctctgcagagcagcaggatgcCTGGGTCTGGTCCCCTCTGTGCCCTATTATGTTACTGCAGGGTCAAGGCATGTCCCTGTGGTTGGGGCAGTGCCGTGCAGTGGGGAGAAGAGTGAGTGGCCTGGGCTGCAGTGGGCAAGCGCTTCCCCAGGTGTGAGTTCATCTGCCTGTGACCTGCTGGCAGGGACCAGGCCAGACCGGTGCCTCGCTGCCTGGCTTCCCCCCATCACCTTCGGGAagagctggcaggggaggagcTGCTGTGTTCCTCCTAAACTGGTCACTGCAGGGAAATGATGCTTCTTGCCCACTGGCCCCTAAGCACAGTGGCTGTGGAGCACTGTGGGAAGAACTTGTCCCAGCTTCCCGTAACTTGCTCAGATGCAAAGTCTGAGTCAGGAAAGTGCTACCCTTGGCTGTCACCACAACTAGGAGACACCTGGGGCACATGTGTattgtttttccttaaattaagGGAACTGGAGCATGGCTGAGACAGGTGCCTCACTAATCCTCCCATCACAGGTGAGTAGGGGGTACCCTGCCCTCCTAACACGCGTCCATAGGTCACCTGTGTCTGTCAAGCATAGGGAGCAACTGGGAATGTATGGCTGCACTGGAGCTCCTTCTGCATCCTCCTCGGAGCCTGTGGGTCTAGCTCACGCAGAAAGGGGAATCTAGCCTGAGCTGCTGCGGGAGCGATGAACTACGGCCGGGGTCTCTGATCCTTCCGCAGAGGCAGGCAAGCCGGGCAGCAGGAGGGTTGTTGGAAGGGTGGGAGCGCAACTGAGGCCAACTTCGGGGTCCTCCTCTCTACCCACCAGCAACGCCGCGGTCTGCAGGTGGCTCAGCGGGCTGGCTACTTGCAACCCTACCCGCTGGCATCTCGCGTACGGCGGAGCGGCGCATCCTTCCCTGAGCGCCCCgcagcacccccccacccccccggcccggccgtgcGCTCACCGCCAGGGGTCCCTCAGCAGCCGAGGCCGCTCATGGCGCCGATGCGGTCCAGCTTGAGGCCGAAGCAGCCCTTGCCCAGGCCCTTCTTATGGAGGCCCTTGTGGCGGCGGCCCGGCGGGTCCTGCAGCAGCCGCGCCCAGCCCGCCCGCGGCCGCGTCTCGGCCCGCGCCTCCCGCGCCTCCCGTGGGcccgacccgccgccgccgccgccgccgctgctgctgcgtTCCTTGTCCCGCTCCttgtcccgctccttctcccgctccgccgccgcctcgggcGGACCCGCCGCCGCTGCCGTCGAGCCGCGggaggcctggggggggggagagggtcAGAGAGCCGCCGCCCCAcagcgccccccgccgcccccctcagGATAGCCCCCCCGCCTTAGGGGCGGGGACCCCCCCATTAGGGACGCGCAGCGGGGTCGGTGTATCCCCCCCGCGATGCACGGCCGGGATTGGGGTCTGTGCGCaagccgccccccccgccccgccagtGCAACCCGTCACCCCGCGACTGTGCCCAGGGCATCCTCCCCCCTCCTCAAATCCATGCTCCTTGCCCTGGGGTTGGAGCATCCCCCCAGGCCACACCAGAGCGGTgcctttccccccgccccccccccccccggcactgtCCCGGTCACTGCGTGCCCATCCCGGCTGGGGTCACCGCattccccccaaaaaaaagggCTGGTGGTGCAGCACCCCCAGCCGTGCTGCTGTCACTGCACCCCCCCCTCCCGATAATCTGAAGGGGCTTGAAAGCTGGCAGGGGACGCAGTGACCATTTGGGGGGGGTCACTGCGTCCCCTGCCATCTTTCAGGCCACTTCAAGTTATGGGGGGGAGttcctgcccccagcccagctccggGAGAGTGATACTACTCTGAGCAGCCCTCCCCACATCCCTGCCTTGCAGAGTGTCCCCAGCAGCGGTGGGGAGATCAGggctccccttccctgctgccccctcccctAATTAATGCTCGCTGGGACCCCCCCACTCCTCCATTTCTGACCCACAATTACAGGGGGCACAGGCCCCCCGTCTCTCTCCCCGCTCGGGGCTGCTGCCCACCAAGCCCTGGGGATGCTCACCCCCATTCATCTCCCCGACCCCCCCGTATCACCCCTTTCTCTGCAGCCCGCACCCCAGTTCCTTACAGGGACACCACCAGTCCTGTCCCACCGCTGTCCTGGGGCACCCCTCAGTCCGTGTCCCTGTCTCTGCGCCCAGCCCTCGGGGCAGTGCCACCCAGTGTCGGTGGCCTCCGGTGCATCCCTCCTCCTCAGCATCGCAGGACACCCAGCTCCTTGGGACACCCCCATTTGGGGTGCCCCTTCCCCGGGGGATGCCCCGGGTGCCCCTGCCTGGCCTGTTtgggcagggctgcctggaggGCTCTGGCCTCGCACCCTGCCCGCCGTGCACCTGCTGCCCGTCCCACTCCAGGTCTGCTTCCCTTCCCCAGTGCCCGGCATGGAGCGGGGTCCCGGGGTGACACTCGGGAGCAGACTGCCGCCCTCTCCGGCCCCGATCCCGCAGGGTATGGGGCACACGgcgctc
The Harpia harpyja isolate bHarHar1 chromosome 12, bHarHar1 primary haplotype, whole genome shotgun sequence genome window above contains:
- the NPPC gene encoding C-type natriuretic peptide, translated to MQISPLLAGGLLLALLSVRLEAKPASQLPQKASRGSTAAAAGPPEAAAEREKERDKERDKERSSSGGGGGGGSGPREAREARAETRPRAGWARLLQDPPGRRHKGLHKKGLGKGCFGLKLDRIGAMSGLGC